A single genomic interval of Microbacterium sp. LWO14-1.2 harbors:
- a CDS encoding carbohydrate ABC transporter permease yields the protein MALTADTVRRRTRSHLLAKSGLIVALILGAVFAAGPVLWMLSSSFKSNTQIFELPPRLITDTFSFDAYVAIFTNPETMRFFLNSYVVAGSVTILTLLVAIQAAYAFSRFEFRGKRILNVVIVSVQAVPPITLLIPYFGLMVALGLYNSYAGLILTYMVFTLPYAIIMMTGYFNTLPKELDEAVRVDGAGSMTALWRILVPISVPGIVSVGIYTFMIAWNEYLFALTLTRSIDMRTVPIGIQLLMGQHSYDWNQIMAMSVLGSIPVLILFLFFQRYFISGLTAGSVKS from the coding sequence ATGGCTCTCACCGCCGACACCGTGCGCCGGCGCACCAGGTCCCACCTTCTCGCGAAGTCCGGTCTGATCGTCGCGCTGATCCTCGGAGCGGTGTTCGCCGCCGGTCCGGTGCTGTGGATGCTGTCGAGCTCGTTCAAGTCGAACACGCAGATCTTCGAGCTCCCGCCCAGGCTCATCACCGACACGTTCTCGTTCGACGCGTACGTCGCGATCTTCACGAACCCCGAGACCATGCGGTTCTTCCTGAACAGCTACGTCGTCGCCGGCTCCGTCACGATCCTCACGCTGCTCGTGGCGATCCAGGCGGCATACGCCTTCAGCCGCTTCGAGTTCCGCGGCAAGCGCATCCTCAACGTGGTCATCGTCAGCGTGCAGGCCGTTCCTCCGATCACGCTCCTCATCCCGTACTTCGGACTCATGGTGGCGCTCGGGCTGTACAACTCGTACGCGGGCCTGATCCTCACCTACATGGTGTTCACGCTGCCGTACGCGATCATCATGATGACCGGGTACTTCAACACGCTCCCGAAGGAGCTCGACGAGGCGGTCCGCGTCGACGGCGCCGGATCCATGACGGCGCTGTGGCGCATCCTCGTCCCGATTTCGGTTCCCGGCATCGTCTCGGTCGGCATCTACACGTTCATGATCGCGTGGAACGAGTACCTCTTCGCGCTCACGCTGACGCGGTCGATCGACATGCGCACGGTGCCGATCGGCATCCAGCTCCTGATGGGGCAGCACTCCTACGACTGGAACCAGATCATGGCGATGAGCGTGCTCGGGTCGATCCCGGTGCTGATCCTCTTCCTCTTCTTCCAGCGGTACTTCATCAGCGGACTCACGGCTGGGTCCGTCAAGAGCTGA
- a CDS encoding sugar ABC transporter permease has protein sequence MSLKLSDDTEVIVTGAAPSRRRRQLRKTTESYGFLSPTIILLFVLMIVPIVMVIGYSFQDNVILNKSPEFVGIANYVEILSDPGFWKATGNTILFTVTSVAAHLVLGLAFAMMLNSPLLGRFSRSIFRALYVLPWLFTVAVIAVLWRMLLAPNGVVNFLLNTDIEWLASPQLALGTIIFINIWAGYPFFMVSLLAGLQGVPADLHEAARVDGANAVQRFWNVTIPQLRPIIISLVLLDLIWTSQQFALIWMTTGGGPIDVTEVLSTFTYKLAFAKYDFSLAATSAVLVLLMSMVLAVFYVRHQKARD, from the coding sequence ATGAGCCTGAAACTGTCCGACGACACCGAGGTGATCGTCACCGGCGCCGCCCCGTCGCGCCGCAGGCGGCAGCTGCGCAAGACCACCGAGTCGTACGGCTTCCTCTCGCCGACGATCATCCTGCTGTTCGTCCTCATGATCGTCCCGATCGTGATGGTCATCGGCTACTCGTTCCAGGACAACGTGATCCTGAACAAGTCGCCGGAGTTCGTCGGCATCGCGAACTACGTGGAGATCCTCTCCGACCCCGGGTTCTGGAAGGCCACGGGCAACACGATCCTCTTCACGGTGACGAGCGTCGCCGCGCACCTCGTGCTGGGCCTCGCCTTCGCGATGATGCTCAACAGCCCGCTGCTCGGCCGGTTCTCCCGCTCGATCTTCCGGGCGCTGTACGTGCTTCCGTGGCTGTTCACGGTCGCGGTCATCGCGGTCCTCTGGCGCATGCTCCTCGCGCCCAACGGCGTCGTGAACTTCCTGCTCAACACCGACATCGAGTGGCTGGCCTCCCCGCAGCTCGCGCTCGGCACCATCATCTTCATCAACATCTGGGCCGGGTATCCGTTCTTCATGGTCAGCCTGCTGGCGGGGCTCCAGGGCGTGCCGGCCGACCTGCACGAGGCGGCCCGCGTCGACGGCGCCAATGCCGTGCAGCGCTTCTGGAACGTCACGATCCCGCAGCTGCGTCCGATCATCATCAGCCTCGTGCTGCTCGACCTGATCTGGACCTCGCAGCAGTTCGCCCTGATCTGGATGACGACGGGCGGCGGTCCGATCGACGTCACCGAGGTGCTCAGCACCTTCACCTACAAGCTCGCGTTCGCCAAGTACGACTTCTCGCTCGCCGCCACCTCCGCGGTGCTCGTGCTGCTGATGTCGATGGTGCTCGCCGTCTTCTACGTCCGTCACCAGAAAGCGAGGGACTGA
- a CDS encoding sugar ABC transporter substrate-binding protein, which yields MITAGRGRRTLKLAGAATAAVTVLAVAGCSTGGGDEGSDGGDVTIEFAQWWEPELPDGEFRALIDKFEDENPGITVDLVSGPYASTKEQLFAGAASGTMPDVVGLDGAWVNDFASQGVIADLTELMKENDYDDSELASQIQVDGSTYMIPVVNFVYPMFTNDTLLADAGVTAPPTTRTEFADAAAKVTALGGDVSGWVLPLSLEAPNGVQNDVMSWVWASGGSMLKDGQPDLTNDDVTSAIDYIGGLWDDGVIASGSFTMKEQDKVEEFTNGRVGMMIDSLAHINLIRESNPDLKFSISAIPAEDGYDGERGIPYASWGIGVAENSEHKDAAFKLVEFLMSEDTNSELSTMAKAFPGNSESVPDFVNDDELFAKAFEIYQAGYPANEFTGLPVAEDLMRQLGEQLQSAFDGQQSIDDALKKAQESWLKEF from the coding sequence ATGATCACAGCAGGACGTGGGCGACGCACCCTGAAGCTCGCCGGCGCAGCGACAGCAGCCGTGACCGTTCTCGCCGTTGCGGGATGCTCGACGGGCGGCGGAGACGAGGGCTCCGACGGGGGCGACGTCACGATCGAGTTCGCCCAGTGGTGGGAGCCCGAGCTGCCCGACGGCGAGTTCCGAGCACTCATCGACAAGTTCGAAGACGAGAACCCCGGCATCACGGTCGATCTGGTCAGTGGACCGTACGCCTCCACCAAGGAGCAGCTCTTCGCCGGTGCGGCATCCGGCACCATGCCGGACGTGGTCGGTCTCGACGGCGCATGGGTCAACGACTTCGCGTCTCAGGGCGTGATCGCCGATCTGACGGAGCTCATGAAGGAGAACGACTACGACGACAGCGAACTGGCCAGCCAGATCCAGGTCGACGGCAGCACGTACATGATCCCCGTCGTCAACTTCGTCTACCCGATGTTCACGAACGACACCCTCCTCGCCGACGCCGGTGTCACGGCGCCGCCCACGACGCGCACGGAGTTCGCGGATGCCGCGGCCAAGGTCACCGCTCTCGGCGGCGACGTCTCCGGGTGGGTGCTCCCGCTCTCGCTCGAGGCGCCCAACGGCGTGCAGAACGACGTCATGTCGTGGGTGTGGGCCTCCGGCGGCTCCATGCTGAAGGACGGCCAGCCCGATCTCACGAACGACGACGTCACCTCGGCGATCGACTACATCGGCGGCCTGTGGGACGACGGGGTCATCGCGTCCGGCTCGTTCACCATGAAGGAGCAGGACAAGGTCGAGGAGTTCACCAACGGCCGCGTCGGCATGATGATCGACTCCCTCGCCCACATCAACCTGATCCGCGAGTCGAACCCCGACCTGAAGTTCTCGATCTCCGCGATCCCCGCGGAGGACGGCTACGACGGCGAGCGCGGCATCCCCTACGCATCCTGGGGCATCGGCGTCGCCGAGAACTCCGAGCACAAGGATGCCGCGTTCAAGCTCGTGGAGTTCCTCATGAGCGAGGACACGAACTCCGAGCTGTCGACCATGGCGAAGGCGTTCCCCGGCAACTCCGAGTCGGTGCCGGACTTCGTGAACGACGACGAGCTCTTCGCGAAGGCGTTCGAGATCTACCAGGCCGGCTACCCGGCCAACGAGTTCACGGGTCTGCCCGTCGCGGAGGACCTGATGCGTCAGCTCGGCGAGCAGCTGCAGTCGGCCTTCGACGGCCAGCAGTCGATCGACGACGCCTTGAAGAAGGCGCAGGAGTCGTGGCTGAAGGAGTTCTGA
- a CDS encoding DeoR/GlpR family DNA-binding transcription regulator, whose translation MEARASSKRRLPAGRKADLAAYVEHEGEVTVGGLAEHFGVSIDTIRRDLDQLDREGVVIRTHGGAVSAEGQLKDRALDVRLRMQTEEKEKIARLAAGLIDDGAVVMLNAGTTTLAVARALRNHRDLTIATNNLRIPAEISPSAFRDLYVFGGAVRAITQATTGPVAFTMTPGGPEVDIRCDLALIAVGAVDEEGFSTSNMGDATMMAEMIQRAERTAILADSSKFGRRLFAQVTTLDRVDYVVTDAPPAPAFATALAQAEVELLTP comes from the coding sequence ATGGAAGCACGCGCATCCTCGAAACGACGCCTCCCCGCCGGCCGCAAGGCCGACCTCGCCGCCTACGTCGAGCACGAAGGCGAGGTCACGGTGGGCGGGCTCGCCGAGCACTTCGGCGTCTCGATCGACACGATCAGACGAGACCTGGATCAGCTCGACCGCGAGGGCGTCGTGATCCGCACCCATGGCGGCGCCGTGAGCGCGGAAGGTCAGCTGAAGGACCGCGCGCTCGACGTGCGCCTGCGGATGCAGACGGAGGAGAAGGAGAAGATCGCGCGGCTCGCAGCCGGGCTGATCGACGACGGCGCGGTGGTCATGCTCAACGCCGGCACGACGACCCTCGCGGTCGCCCGGGCGCTGCGGAACCACCGCGACCTGACGATCGCGACGAACAACCTCCGCATCCCGGCGGAGATCTCCCCCTCCGCATTCCGCGACCTGTACGTCTTCGGCGGCGCAGTGCGGGCGATCACGCAGGCGACCACCGGACCCGTGGCGTTCACGATGACGCCGGGCGGGCCGGAGGTCGACATCCGCTGCGATCTCGCCCTCATCGCCGTCGGCGCGGTCGACGAGGAGGGGTTCTCGACCTCGAACATGGGCGACGCGACGATGATGGCCGAGATGATCCAGCGGGCGGAGCGCACTGCCATCCTCGCCGACTCATCGAAGTTCGGTCGTCGGCTCTTCGCCCAGGTCACCACGCTCGACCGCGTCGACTACGTCGTGACCGACGCACCGCCCGCCCCGGCGTTCGCCACCGCGCTCGCCCAGGCGGAGGTCGAGCTCCTCACCCCCTGA
- a CDS encoding ExeM/NucH family extracellular endonuclease: MMSASDAANREVPGSDRRSRGRLGVLAATCVAALGASALIATPASADVAGTGVVINEAYLSGGSAGAAYTNKFVELYNPTDSPVALDGLSLQYRSATGTGNANGVAPLSGSIPARGHYLVQGGSNGANGAALPAPDATGNLNPSGSAGTLALVKGTAAVALTPGSVTGVDGVIDVLGYGTSNTFETAAAPAPAGNTDVKSLNRTNGADTDDNSVDFTLSATITPQNSGGTDPGTDPEDPGTDPGTDPAKVSIAEVQGTTDVSPLNGQTVTVEGVVTADYRTGGYKGIVIQTQGSGGETDATPGASDGVFVFLNALAPTLAIGDLVSVTGSVSEYFGQTQINSASLAGISVVQAGVGVPAVTPLPDTVVGADREQYESMLVAPAGTYRVASSHQLYNFGTLWLNAGADLNVKSTELARPGADAAAIAAANRANRLLLDDGWSIQVTNNGHPNDQPYFTKDLVVRNGDTVDFRDNGYVLSYGFDDWRLQPVVPIDSTSPEAAKVGFEATNPRVESAPTVGGDVQVASFNVFNYFTTLKSQNSNARGAANAAQFAIQKSKIVAAINGLDAEIVSLMEIENSIKLGGSLDSALADLVDGLNDALGDDVWDYVRTPAALDDAATTDFITSAIIYKKDDVSTVGDSLTVTDETVWGNAREPIAQAFDVDGRTVTVVANHFKSKSAPEGGGAEPADGQGFFNADRVAQANSLKGFTETIEEKTGSSDILLIGDFNAYAKEDPIDVFTSAGWSDVAPEKAPGQHTYSFDGELGSLDHVLASPSLAASITGAGVWSINSPEWSDRGYAFGATEAGTPFRSSDHDPIIVGVSAEVPPVSIDVVTMNDFHGRIEADGAAAGAAVVAGAVKQFREANPNTIFAGVGDLIGASTFTSFINDDNPTIDALNAAGLDVSAAGNHEFDQGWEDLRDRVQDRADWEYISSNVFLTETGEPALAPAWVKELDGVRVGFVGAVTEDLDSLVSPEGIADLEVRSIVDSVNAVADDLRDGDESNGEADVVILLVHEGAASVELSSITPESPLGEIVYGVDGDVDAIVSAHTHLAYNHVIDGRPVISAGQYGENLGLMNIQVDPKTKELLSITNEIKPLTANGQPLYPAVPEVADIVAKAKADADVLGAVKVGDITADFNRARQANGSENRGGESTIGNFVADVQKWSTGADIALMNPGGIRANLTYASSNANDPAGNVTYREAATVQPFANTLVTLTLTGTQLKGVLEEQWQPSGAARPFLKLGVSEGLVYTYDPTAAQGSRITSITLNGTPIDPSASYTVAANSFLAAGGDNFFTFREGTGKRDTGKIDLQSMVDWFDANKTATPDLAQRAVGLTVSAPDADGYTAGDQVTVALSSLAFSGGEAAPGEVTLSLGGTQVAAGAIDPTIVDTTDEAGRASLTFTVPSGVFGEQPLTVTVPSTGTTVQVPFTISGEEPEEFAGTITTDSKVAAGKKLRITGANFEPGETLTVVLEPKKGKPVQVGTVQVTADGTFSTSVTVPKNTQPGKYTVVVSQADGDAATATVTVNRAGGIGGIIGGIIDWIWDLITGWF, from the coding sequence ATGATGTCCGCTTCCGACGCCGCGAACCGCGAGGTTCCCGGGTCCGATCGCAGAAGCCGGGGGCGTCTCGGCGTCCTCGCCGCCACCTGCGTCGCAGCTCTGGGCGCCAGCGCCCTCATCGCGACGCCCGCCTCCGCCGACGTCGCGGGGACGGGGGTCGTCATCAACGAGGCGTACCTGTCCGGCGGCAGCGCAGGGGCCGCGTACACGAACAAGTTCGTCGAGCTCTACAACCCGACCGACTCTCCGGTCGCGCTCGACGGCCTCTCGCTGCAGTACCGGTCGGCGACCGGCACGGGCAACGCCAACGGCGTCGCGCCGCTCAGCGGCAGCATCCCCGCCCGGGGGCACTACCTCGTGCAGGGCGGTAGCAACGGCGCGAACGGCGCGGCACTGCCCGCACCCGACGCGACGGGCAACCTCAACCCGAGCGGAAGCGCCGGCACCCTCGCGCTCGTGAAGGGCACGGCGGCCGTCGCCCTCACGCCGGGATCCGTGACCGGTGTCGACGGTGTGATCGACGTGCTCGGCTACGGCACCTCGAACACGTTCGAGACCGCCGCGGCCCCGGCGCCAGCCGGCAACACCGACGTGAAGTCGCTGAATCGCACGAACGGCGCCGACACCGACGACAACAGCGTGGACTTCACGCTCTCGGCCACGATCACCCCGCAGAACTCCGGCGGCACCGACCCCGGCACCGATCCGGAGGACCCGGGCACCGACCCCGGCACCGACCCCGCGAAGGTGTCGATCGCCGAGGTTCAGGGCACGACCGACGTGTCGCCCCTGAACGGCCAGACCGTGACGGTCGAGGGCGTCGTGACGGCCGACTACCGCACCGGCGGCTACAAGGGAATCGTCATCCAGACGCAGGGCTCGGGCGGCGAGACCGACGCGACGCCGGGCGCGTCCGACGGAGTCTTCGTCTTCCTGAACGCTCTCGCCCCGACGCTCGCGATCGGCGACCTCGTCTCGGTCACGGGCTCCGTGAGCGAGTACTTCGGCCAGACGCAGATCAACTCGGCATCCCTCGCCGGCATCTCCGTCGTGCAGGCGGGCGTCGGCGTACCGGCCGTCACGCCGCTGCCCGACACCGTGGTCGGCGCCGACCGTGAGCAGTACGAGAGCATGCTCGTCGCGCCCGCCGGCACCTACCGCGTCGCGTCGAGCCACCAGCTCTACAACTTCGGCACGCTGTGGCTGAACGCCGGCGCCGACCTGAACGTGAAGAGCACCGAGCTCGCACGTCCCGGCGCCGATGCCGCGGCCATAGCGGCGGCGAACCGCGCGAACCGCCTGCTGCTCGACGACGGCTGGTCCATCCAGGTCACGAACAACGGCCACCCGAACGACCAGCCCTACTTCACGAAGGACCTCGTGGTGCGGAACGGCGACACCGTCGACTTCCGCGACAACGGCTACGTGCTGTCGTACGGCTTCGACGACTGGCGTCTGCAGCCGGTCGTCCCGATCGACAGCACCTCGCCCGAGGCGGCCAAGGTCGGCTTCGAGGCGACCAACCCGCGCGTCGAGTCGGCGCCGACGGTCGGCGGCGACGTGCAGGTCGCGTCGTTCAACGTCTTCAACTACTTCACGACGCTGAAGAGCCAGAACTCGAACGCGCGCGGTGCGGCGAACGCCGCCCAGTTCGCGATCCAGAAGTCGAAGATCGTCGCGGCCATCAACGGCCTCGATGCTGAGATCGTCTCGCTCATGGAGATCGAGAACTCGATCAAGCTGGGCGGGTCGCTCGACTCCGCGCTCGCCGATCTCGTCGACGGGCTCAACGACGCCCTCGGCGACGACGTGTGGGACTACGTCCGCACCCCGGCGGCCCTGGACGACGCGGCGACGACCGACTTCATCACGAGCGCCATCATCTACAAGAAGGATGATGTGTCGACCGTCGGCGACAGCCTCACCGTCACCGACGAGACCGTGTGGGGCAACGCCCGCGAGCCGATCGCCCAGGCGTTCGACGTCGACGGCCGCACCGTGACCGTGGTCGCGAACCACTTCAAGTCGAAGTCGGCCCCCGAGGGCGGCGGCGCGGAGCCGGCCGACGGCCAGGGCTTCTTCAACGCAGACCGGGTGGCCCAGGCGAACTCTCTCAAGGGCTTCACCGAGACGATCGAGGAGAAGACCGGCAGCAGCGACATCCTGCTGATCGGCGACTTCAACGCCTACGCCAAGGAAGACCCGATCGACGTCTTCACCAGCGCGGGCTGGAGCGACGTCGCACCCGAGAAGGCGCCGGGGCAGCACACGTACTCGTTCGACGGCGAGCTCGGCTCGCTCGACCACGTGCTCGCGTCGCCGTCGCTGGCCGCCTCGATCACGGGTGCGGGTGTCTGGAGCATCAACTCGCCGGAGTGGAGCGATCGCGGCTACGCGTTCGGCGCCACCGAGGCCGGCACCCCGTTCCGTTCGAGCGATCACGACCCGATCATCGTCGGCGTCTCCGCAGAGGTCCCGCCGGTGAGCATCGATGTCGTCACGATGAACGACTTCCACGGCCGCATCGAGGCCGACGGCGCCGCCGCCGGTGCCGCGGTGGTCGCCGGAGCCGTCAAGCAGTTCCGCGAGGCGAACCCGAACACGATCTTCGCCGGTGTCGGCGACCTGATCGGCGCGTCGACGTTCACGTCCTTCATCAACGACGACAACCCCACGATCGACGCGCTCAACGCGGCCGGTCTCGACGTCAGCGCGGCGGGCAACCATGAGTTCGACCAGGGCTGGGAGGACCTGCGCGACCGCGTGCAGGACCGCGCGGACTGGGAGTACATCTCGTCGAACGTGTTCCTCACCGAGACGGGTGAGCCCGCTCTCGCGCCGGCCTGGGTCAAGGAGCTCGACGGCGTGCGCGTCGGATTCGTCGGCGCCGTCACGGAAGACCTCGACTCGCTGGTCTCGCCGGAAGGGATCGCCGACCTCGAGGTGCGCAGCATCGTCGACTCGGTGAACGCCGTCGCCGACGACCTGCGTGACGGCGACGAGTCCAACGGTGAGGCGGACGTCGTCATCCTGCTCGTGCACGAGGGCGCGGCCAGCGTCGAGCTGTCGAGCATCACCCCGGAGTCGCCGCTGGGCGAGATCGTCTACGGCGTCGACGGCGACGTGGACGCGATCGTGTCGGCGCACACCCACCTCGCCTACAACCACGTGATCGACGGTCGCCCCGTGATCTCGGCCGGTCAGTACGGCGAGAACCTCGGGCTGATGAACATCCAGGTCGACCCGAAGACGAAGGAGCTGCTCTCGATCACCAACGAGATCAAGCCGCTCACCGCCAACGGCCAGCCGTTGTACCCGGCCGTTCCGGAGGTCGCCGACATCGTCGCCAAGGCGAAGGCCGACGCCGACGTGCTCGGCGCCGTCAAGGTGGGCGACATCACCGCCGACTTCAATCGGGCGCGTCAGGCGAACGGGTCGGAGAACCGCGGTGGCGAGTCGACGATCGGCAACTTCGTCGCCGACGTGCAGAAGTGGTCGACGGGCGCGGACATCGCGCTCATGAACCCGGGCGGGATCCGCGCCAACCTCACGTACGCGTCGTCCAACGCGAACGATCCGGCTGGCAACGTCACGTACCGTGAGGCGGCGACGGTGCAGCCGTTCGCCAACACGCTGGTCACGCTGACCCTCACCGGAACGCAGCTGAAGGGCGTGCTCGAGGAGCAGTGGCAGCCGTCGGGAGCGGCGCGTCCGTTCCTCAAGCTGGGTGTCTCGGAGGGGCTCGTCTACACGTACGACCCGACCGCGGCGCAGGGATCGCGCATCACCTCGATCACGCTGAACGGCACGCCGATCGACCCGTCGGCGAGCTACACGGTCGCCGCGAACTCGTTCCTCGCCGCGGGGGGAGACAACTTCTTCACCTTCCGCGAGGGCACGGGCAAGCGCGACACCGGCAAGATCGACCTGCAGTCGATGGTCGACTGGTTCGACGCGAACAAGACCGCGACGCCCGACCTCGCGCAGCGCGCGGTCGGTCTCACGGTGAGTGCTCCGGATGCCGACGGCTACACCGCCGGCGACCAGGTCACCGTCGCGCTCTCCTCTCTGGCGTTCAGCGGCGGAGAGGCGGCCCCCGGCGAGGTGACCCTGTCGCTCGGCGGCACCCAGGTCGCCGCGGGAGCGATCGATCCGACGATCGTCGACACGACCGACGAGGCCGGACGCGCGTCGCTCACGTTCACGGTCCCGTCCGGTGTGTTCGGCGAGCAGCCGCTCACCGTGACGGTTCCGTCGACCGGCACGACCGTGCAGGTGCCGTTCACGATCTCGGGTGAGGAGCCCGAGGAGTTCGCCGGCACGATCACGACCGATTCGAAGGTCGCCGCGGGCAAGAAGCTGCGCATCACCGGTGCGAACTTCGAGCCGGGGGAGACCCTGACGGTCGTGCTCGAGCCGAAGAAGGGCAAGCCGGTCCAGGTCGGCACCGTGCAGGTCACCGCCGACGGGACCTTCTCGACCAGCGTGACGGTGCCGAAGAACACGCAGCCGGGCAAGTACACGGTCGTGGTCTCGCAGGCCGACGGGGACGCGGCGACGGCCACCGTCACCGTGAACCGTGCCGGCGGCATCGGCGGCATCATCGGCGGCATCATCGACTGGATCTGGGACCTCATCACCGGGTGGTTCTGA
- a CDS encoding SURF1 family cytochrome oxidase biogenesis protein, which produces MLRGRWIGMLVLCLIVAGVFAWLGQWQLERAIETDPPPAGATENVRPLAEVVEPGEYLAEPLVGQRVETSGSWVADDFVIVSSRFNDDVSGYWVTGQLRVAERTSIAVAIGWTADRDVAQDAVDTLNEDADGSVVEVTGRIISDEGPSVPPEDDPHRIDRMSPAALLSVWHDVEGLEMYRPYLASSTASAGLTDIASPAPAEQSPVNWLNVFYAAEWAIFAGFAFYLWYRLAKDAWEREVEEFEDSAASETA; this is translated from the coding sequence ATGCTCCGCGGGCGCTGGATCGGGATGCTCGTGCTGTGCCTGATCGTCGCCGGCGTGTTCGCGTGGCTCGGCCAGTGGCAGCTCGAGCGGGCGATCGAAACGGATCCGCCGCCCGCGGGAGCGACGGAGAACGTGCGTCCGCTCGCCGAGGTGGTCGAGCCGGGTGAGTACCTCGCGGAGCCGCTCGTCGGTCAGCGCGTCGAGACGTCGGGCTCCTGGGTCGCGGACGACTTCGTGATCGTGTCGAGCCGGTTCAACGACGATGTCTCGGGCTACTGGGTGACCGGCCAGCTGCGCGTCGCGGAGAGGACGTCGATCGCGGTGGCGATCGGTTGGACCGCCGACCGCGATGTCGCTCAGGATGCCGTCGACACCCTGAACGAGGACGCCGACGGCTCGGTCGTCGAGGTCACGGGGCGGATCATCTCCGACGAGGGACCGTCTGTGCCGCCGGAGGACGACCCCCATCGGATCGACCGCATGTCGCCGGCCGCCCTGCTGAGCGTGTGGCACGACGTCGAGGGGCTCGAGATGTACCGGCCCTATCTGGCGTCGTCGACGGCGTCGGCCGGGCTCACGGACATCGCGTCTCCCGCACCGGCCGAGCAGTCGCCGGTCAACTGGCTCAACGTGTTCTACGCCGCCGAGTGGGCGATCTTCGCGGGCTTCGCCTTCTACCTCTGGTATCGCCTGGCGAAGGATGCGTGGGAGCGCGAGGTCGAGGAGTTCGAGGACTCCGCGGCATCCGAGACCGCCTGA
- a CDS encoding GuaB3 family IMP dehydrogenase-related protein, giving the protein MEIELGRGKRARRAYTFDDIAVVPSRRTRNPEDVSTAWTIDAFGFDIPVLGAPMDSVVSPRTAIMLGQLGGLGVLDLEGLWTRYEDPEPLLAEIAGLAGDSATVRMQQLYSEPIKPELITRRLAEIREAGVTVAGSLTPQRTQQFYDTVAAAGVDLFVIRGTTVSAEHVSSVDEPLNLKKFIYDLDVPVIVGGAATYTAALHLMRTGAAGVLVGFGGGAASTTRATLGIHAPMATAVSDVAAARRDYLDESGGRYVHVIADGGVGTSGDIVKALAMGADAVMLGVALARATDAPGHGFHWGPEAHHPQLPRGRRVEVGGIGTLEEILYGPAPVADGTANLIGALRKSMATTGYSDLKEFQRVEVVLAPYEA; this is encoded by the coding sequence ATGGAGATCGAGCTCGGCCGAGGCAAGCGCGCGCGCCGCGCATACACGTTCGACGACATCGCGGTGGTGCCGTCACGGCGCACACGCAACCCGGAGGACGTGTCGACCGCGTGGACGATCGACGCGTTCGGCTTCGACATCCCCGTGCTCGGTGCGCCGATGGACTCCGTCGTGAGCCCGCGCACCGCCATCATGCTGGGACAGCTGGGCGGTCTCGGGGTCCTCGACCTCGAGGGGCTCTGGACCCGCTACGAAGACCCCGAGCCGCTGCTCGCCGAGATCGCGGGACTCGCGGGCGACTCCGCGACCGTGCGCATGCAGCAGCTCTACTCGGAGCCGATCAAGCCCGAGCTGATCACCCGCCGCCTGGCCGAGATCCGCGAGGCCGGCGTCACGGTCGCCGGTTCGCTGACACCGCAGCGCACCCAGCAGTTCTACGACACGGTCGCCGCGGCCGGGGTCGATCTGTTCGTCATCCGCGGCACGACCGTGTCGGCCGAGCACGTATCGAGCGTCGACGAGCCGCTGAACCTGAAGAAGTTCATCTACGACCTCGACGTGCCCGTCATCGTCGGCGGTGCGGCGACGTACACGGCCGCGCTGCACCTCATGCGCACGGGGGCCGCCGGCGTGCTGGTCGGCTTCGGCGGGGGAGCGGCGTCGACGACGCGCGCGACCCTCGGCATCCACGCTCCGATGGCGACGGCCGTCTCCGATGTCGCTGCCGCGCGTCGCGACTACCTCGACGAGTCGGGCGGCCGCTACGTGCACGTGATCGCCGACGGCGGCGTCGGCACGTCGGGCGACATCGTGAAGGCGCTCGCCATGGGAGCGGACGCCGTCATGCTCGGCGTCGCGCTCGCACGAGCCACCGACGCGCCCGGCCACGGTTTCCACTGGGGTCCCGAGGCACACCACCCGCAGCTTCCGCGCGGTCGCCGCGTCGAGGTCGGCGGCATCGGCACGCTCGAGGAGATCCTCTACGGTCCTGCTCCGGTCGCCGACGGCACCGCGAACCTCATCGGCGCGCTGCGCAAGTCGATGGCGACCACCGGGTACTCCGACCTCAAGGAATTCCAGCGCGTCGAGGTCGTGCTCGCCCCGTACGAGGCCTGA